A single genomic interval of Hevea brasiliensis isolate MT/VB/25A 57/8 chromosome 4, ASM3005281v1, whole genome shotgun sequence harbors:
- the LOC131179459 gene encoding uncharacterized protein LOC131179459: protein MPLSICQKLEVGELKPITISLQLADWSVKYPVGILEKIPIKIEEDVQIPIILGRPFLATVRAIIDVKNGQLTLKVGDKEVEFNLFDTMKHKFEPDECLRVDIVDKQVEEEFHKAHPEDPLEACIVHSHTANNENTEMVAYA, encoded by the exons atgcctctatcaatatgccaaAAGCTGGAAGTCGGAGAACTAAAACCCAtaacaatttcattgcaattggctgactGGTCTGTGAAATACCCTGTGGGCATTCTAGAAAAGATCCCTATCAAG ATAGAAGAGGATGTTCAAAtccctatcatcctgggaagaccCTTCTTAGCAACCGTCAGAGCAATCATAGATGTCAAAAATGGGCAGCTGACTCTCAAGGTAGGAGAtaaagaagtggaattcaacttgttcgacacgaTGAAACACAAATTCGAACCTGATGAATGCCTTAGGGTTGACATAGTTGACAAGCAAGTTGAGGAGGAATTTCATAAAGCCCATcctgaagatcctcttgaagcatgcattgtgcacagccacacagcaAATAATGAGAACACAGAAATGGTAGCCTATGCATAA